The Corynebacterium glaucum genome includes a region encoding these proteins:
- the rpsD gene encoding 30S ribosomal protein S4, with protein sequence MARYTGPATRKSRRLRVDLVGGDMSFERRPYPPGQAGRARIKESEYLLQLQEKQKARFTYGVMEKQFRRYYEEANRLPGKTGDNLLVLLESRLDNVVYRAGLANTRRQARQLVSHGHFTVNGKQVDVPSFQVTQYDIIDVRDKSRNMLWFEEAQDNLLDAVVPAWLQVVPETLRILVHQLPERAQIDVPLQEQLIVELYSK encoded by the coding sequence ATGGCTCGTTACACCGGCCCTGCTACCCGTAAGTCCCGTCGCCTCCGCGTCGACCTTGTCGGCGGCGACATGTCCTTTGAGCGCCGTCCCTACCCTCCGGGGCAGGCTGGCCGCGCTCGCATCAAGGAATCCGAGTACCTGCTCCAGCTGCAGGAGAAGCAGAAGGCTCGCTTCACCTACGGCGTGATGGAGAAGCAGTTCCGCCGCTACTACGAGGAGGCCAACCGCCTCCCGGGCAAGACCGGCGACAACCTGCTGGTGCTGCTGGAGTCCCGCCTGGACAACGTTGTTTACCGCGCTGGTCTGGCCAACACCCGTCGTCAGGCTCGCCAGCTTGTGTCCCACGGCCACTTCACGGTCAACGGCAAGCAGGTCGACGTCCCGTCCTTCCAAGTCACCCAGTACGACATCATCGATGTCCGCGACAAGTCCCGCAACATGCTCTGGTTCGAAGAGGCCCAGGACAACCTGCTTGACGCTGTCGTTCCGGCCTGGCTGCAGGTCGTTCCGGAGACCCTGCGCATCCTCGTGCACCAGCTGCCCGAGCGCGCTCAGATCGACGTTCCGCTGCAAGAGCAGCTCATCGTCGAGCTCTACTCGAAGTAA
- the rpsM gene encoding 30S ribosomal protein S13, which translates to MARLAGVDLPRNKRMEIALTYIYGIGPTRSKELLEMTGISPDLRTDNLSDEQLSQLRDAIENNYTVEGDLRREVQADIRRKIEIGSYQGLRHRRGLPVRGQRTKTNARTRKGPKKTIAGKKK; encoded by the coding sequence ATGGCACGTCTTGCTGGTGTGGATCTCCCACGCAACAAGCGCATGGAGATTGCACTCACATACATCTACGGCATCGGCCCGACCCGATCCAAGGAACTGCTCGAGATGACGGGCATTTCTCCTGACCTGCGCACCGACAATCTGTCGGACGAGCAGCTTTCCCAGCTGCGCGACGCGATTGAGAACAACTACACGGTCGAGGGTGACCTGCGCCGCGAGGTACAGGCTGACATCCGCCGCAAGATCGAAATTGGCTCTTACCAGGGTCTGCGCCACCGCCGCGGCCTGCCGGTCCGCGGCCAGCGCACGAAGACCAACGCGCGTACCCGCAAGGGCCCGAAGAAGACCATCGCAGGAAAGAAGAAGTAA
- a CDS encoding DNA-directed RNA polymerase subunit alpha has protein sequence MLISQRPQLTEEYIDTNRSKFVIEPLEPGFGYTLGNSLRRTLLSSIPGAAVTSIKIEGVLHEFTTINGIKENVSEIVLNVKDLVLSSDSDEPVVMYLSVEGPGDVTAAAIEPPAGVEIHNPDLHIASLNEQARLEMELVVERGRGYVPAMPNSGGEVGRIPVDQIYSPVTRVAYKVEATRVEQRTDFDKLIIDVETKNSMTARDALASAGSTLVELFGLARELNTMAEGIEIGPSPQETEYIAAYNMPIEDLNFSVRSYNCLKRQNIATVGELAEHTESDLLDIRNFGQKSINEVKIKLANLGLTLKDTPEDFDPTQLEGYDAETGDYIDTSADDAE, from the coding sequence ATGCTCATCTCTCAGCGTCCCCAACTGACCGAGGAGTACATCGATACCAACCGCTCGAAGTTCGTCATCGAACCGCTGGAGCCTGGTTTCGGCTACACCCTGGGTAACTCGCTGCGCCGCACGCTGCTGTCGTCCATCCCGGGCGCAGCAGTGACCTCGATCAAGATCGAGGGTGTGCTGCACGAGTTCACCACGATCAACGGCATCAAGGAGAACGTCTCTGAGATCGTCCTCAACGTGAAGGACCTGGTGCTGTCCTCCGACTCTGACGAGCCGGTGGTTATGTACCTGTCCGTCGAGGGCCCTGGCGATGTCACCGCTGCGGCAATCGAGCCGCCGGCTGGCGTGGAGATCCACAACCCGGATCTGCACATCGCCTCCCTGAACGAGCAGGCGCGTCTCGAGATGGAGCTTGTTGTGGAGCGCGGCCGCGGCTATGTCCCGGCTATGCCGAACTCCGGTGGAGAGGTTGGCCGCATCCCGGTTGACCAGATTTACTCCCCGGTTACCCGTGTCGCCTACAAGGTTGAGGCGACCCGTGTTGAGCAGCGCACCGACTTTGACAAGCTCATCATCGATGTTGAGACCAAGAACTCGATGACTGCGCGCGACGCCCTGGCTTCCGCTGGTTCCACTCTGGTGGAGCTGTTCGGCCTGGCTCGCGAGCTGAACACCATGGCTGAAGGCATTGAGATCGGCCCGTCCCCGCAGGAGACGGAGTACATTGCTGCCTACAACATGCCCATCGAGGACCTGAACTTCTCCGTGCGCTCCTACAACTGCTTGAAGCGCCAGAACATTGCCACCGTCGGCGAGCTGGCGGAGCACACCGAGTCCGACCTTTTGGACATTCGTAACTTCGGTCAGAAGTCCATCAACGAGGTCAAGATCAAGCTCGCTAACCTGGGCCTGACCTTGAAGGACACCCCGGAAGATTTCGATCCGACCCAGCTCGAAGGCTACGACGCCGAGACTGGTGACTACATCGACACCAGCGCGGACGACGCCGAATAA
- the rpsK gene encoding 30S ribosomal protein S11: protein MPPKTRQGARRGRRVVKKNVAAGHAYIKSTFNNTIVSITDPSGAVISWASSGHVGFKGSRKSTPFAAQMAAENAARKAMEHGMKKVDVFVKGPGSGRETAIRSLQAAGLEVSSISDVTPQPFNGCRPPKRRRV, encoded by the coding sequence ATGCCACCGAAGACTCGTCAGGGCGCGCGTCGCGGACGTCGCGTCGTCAAGAAGAATGTGGCCGCCGGCCACGCATACATCAAGTCCACCTTCAACAACACCATCGTGTCCATCACGGACCCGTCCGGTGCTGTGATCTCCTGGGCATCCTCCGGCCACGTCGGCTTCAAGGGATCCCGCAAGTCCACTCCGTTCGCCGCGCAGATGGCAGCTGAGAACGCTGCGCGCAAGGCAATGGAGCATGGCATGAAGAAGGTTGACGTGTTTGTCAAGGGTCCGGGCTCCGGCCGCGAGACCGCAATCCGTTCGCTCCAGGCCGCTGGCCTGGAGGTGTCCTCGATCTCGGACGTGACCCCGCAGCCGTTCAACGGCTGCCGTCCGCCGAAGCGTCGTCGCGTTTAA
- the infA gene encoding translation initiation factor IF-1 yields the protein MAKEGAIEVEGRIVEPLKNAMFRVELDNGHEVLAHISGKMRQHYIRILPEDRVIVELSPYDLDRGRITYRYK from the coding sequence ATGGCAAAAGAAGGCGCAATCGAGGTTGAGGGCCGCATCGTCGAGCCCTTGAAGAACGCGATGTTCCGAGTCGAGTTGGACAACGGGCACGAGGTTCTCGCCCACATCAGTGGCAAGATGCGCCAGCACTACATCCGCATCCTCCCGGAGGACCGCGTCATCGTGGAACTTTCCCCGTACGACCTGGACCGCGGGCGTATTACCTACCGCTACAAGTAA
- the truA gene encoding tRNA pseudouridine(38-40) synthase TruA: MEPALNSAPEMMRLRLDIAYDGTDFHGWARQTDGTRTVQATIEDAMSLVLRVPVALTVAGRTDAGVHAAAQVAHTDIPRASLQQRSLDGDAGKMVRRLAKLLPEDVRVFGVQEVPKLFDARFAALTRSYTYRVTTDPAGALPTRARDTAVWGKPVDLGRAQEAAGALVGLNDFAAFCKPREHATTIREVLGFQWFDASSAHEPGLLEAHITADAFCWNMVRALVAACLTVGEGRRDLEWAVGLLAKDSRDPEVPLAPAKGLTLTGVEYPREEDLAARVKVTRDRRSL; this comes from the coding sequence ATGGAACCCGCACTCAATTCCGCGCCCGAGATGATGCGCCTGCGCCTCGACATCGCCTACGACGGCACCGACTTCCATGGCTGGGCCCGCCAAACCGACGGCACCCGCACCGTACAAGCCACGATCGAAGACGCCATGTCTCTCGTGCTTCGGGTGCCCGTGGCGCTCACCGTCGCTGGACGCACTGATGCAGGCGTGCACGCCGCCGCGCAGGTCGCCCACACCGACATTCCCCGCGCCAGCCTGCAGCAGCGTTCGTTGGATGGGGATGCGGGAAAAATGGTCCGTCGATTAGCAAAATTGCTCCCTGAAGACGTGCGGGTGTTTGGGGTACAGGAGGTGCCAAAGCTTTTCGACGCCCGGTTTGCGGCGCTTACCCGCAGCTACACATACCGGGTGACCACCGACCCAGCGGGCGCGCTGCCCACGCGGGCGCGCGACACCGCAGTGTGGGGCAAACCCGTGGACCTTGGGCGGGCGCAGGAAGCAGCAGGGGCTTTGGTGGGGCTGAACGACTTCGCTGCGTTCTGCAAGCCCCGCGAGCACGCGACCACCATTCGGGAGGTGCTGGGCTTTCAATGGTTCGACGCGTCGAGCGCGCACGAGCCCGGTTTGCTGGAAGCACACATCACCGCGGACGCGTTTTGTTGGAACATGGTGCGCGCGCTGGTGGCTGCGTGCCTGACAGTGGGGGAGGGGCGCCGCGACCTGGAGTGGGCGGTTGGATTGCTGGCGAAAGACTCGCGTGATCCAGAGGTGCCGCTCGCCCCAGCGAAAGGGCTGACGCTGACGGGCGTGGAATACCCCCGGGAGGAAGACCTGGCTGCGCGGGTGAAGGTGACCCGTGACCGGCGTAGCCTCTAA
- the rplQ gene encoding 50S ribosomal protein L17 — MPTPKKGARLGGSAKHQEHILSNLAQSLFEHGAITTTEAKAKMLRPYAEKLITKAKKGTLADRRAVAAELPNKNIVAHLFNDLAPVFANREGGYTRSIKVGNRTGDNAAMVNISLVTEETVSSEATRTARAAASRKAQEEQAAEAEDTTETVDPAETETVEAEQAAEVEAAEAANESAVEADAAKPETPEQEQQK, encoded by the coding sequence ATGCCTACCCCTAAGAAGGGTGCCCGACTCGGAGGGTCCGCCAAGCACCAGGAGCACATCCTGTCCAACCTGGCGCAGTCCCTGTTCGAGCACGGCGCAATAACCACCACTGAGGCAAAGGCGAAGATGCTTCGCCCGTACGCCGAGAAGCTGATCACCAAGGCGAAGAAGGGCACGCTGGCTGACCGCCGCGCCGTGGCCGCTGAGCTGCCGAACAAGAACATCGTTGCGCACCTGTTCAACGACCTTGCACCGGTGTTTGCAAACCGCGAGGGCGGCTACACCCGCTCCATCAAGGTTGGCAACCGCACCGGCGACAACGCCGCAATGGTCAACATCTCCCTGGTCACCGAGGAGACCGTGTCCAGCGAGGCAACCCGCACCGCCCGCGCCGCCGCATCCCGCAAGGCGCAGGAGGAGCAGGCCGCTGAAGCTGAGGACACCACGGAGACCGTGGACCCGGCTGAGACCGAAACTGTCGAGGCCGAGCAGGCCGCCGAGGTTGAGGCTGCTGAAGCTGCCAACGAATCAGCCGTTGAGGCTGACGCCGCAAAGCCGGAGACCCCGGAGCAGGAGCAGCAGAAGTAA